In Nitratiruptor sp. YY09-18, a single window of DNA contains:
- a CDS encoding biopolymer transporter ExbD has product MKRREQITPDMTPLIDVVFLLLVFFLVSTVFKKDELALLLNLPSSKSSAKTIEKEKITIELSSTELALGGKKVSFKELDGSLARVADKKQPVFVRIDKDVRYERIVKLLDILKKYELNNIALVNEAK; this is encoded by the coding sequence ATGAAGCGAAGAGAGCAGATAACTCCCGATATGACGCCGCTTATTGATGTAGTTTTTTTGTTATTGGTATTTTTTCTAGTTAGCACCGTTTTTAAAAAAGATGAGTTGGCACTACTGCTTAATTTGCCAAGTAGTAAATCATCAGCTAAAACAATAGAAAAAGAGAAAATCACAATTGAGCTATCTTCAACTGAGCTTGCATTAGGAGGTAAAAAAGTCTCTTTTAAAGAGCTGGATGGGTCTCTTGCAAGGGTAGCAGATAAAAAACAGCCGGTTTTTGTGAGAATTGATAAAGATGTCCGTTATGAGAGGATTGTGAAATTATTAGATATTTTAAAAAAGTATGAACTTAACAATATTGCTCTTGTCAATGAAGCAAAATAA
- a CDS encoding OprD family outer membrane porin yields MKKIVLSATTIMMLGVTIYADEGSSLKNEFIKTVNGYIRLGYQYDDDSNSDMSLGGKLHVETNSFKGVSAGASFYTTNVVGHINDGAEGFGFFNANNKSYSILGEAYLLGEFGNTTIKVGRQEIDTPFADTDDIAMVPNTFEAALVINKDLPDTTIILGQVQRWAGVDAPNPSSFEDLNGDDGVQVASITYEGIEGLAVSAWYYYLNDFAIDKIFYADANYEGEANGVSYAIGLQYAYQNYKSADAASIYGVSASAGYKGFSLGIAYNKSNDNTADNGFGGGPFFTSAEVLTLAEGGVDADAWYVNAELDLGSFGVDGLTFGVGYLNLTDKNDVDSTEFDGYISYAFNDSLSFDLIYSDVDDDINGDNFTNTRFFVNYSF; encoded by the coding sequence ATGAAAAAAATTGTACTTAGTGCAACCACTATAATGATGTTAGGTGTTACGATATATGCAGATGAAGGGAGCTCTTTAAAAAATGAATTTATAAAAACTGTTAACGGATATATCAGACTTGGATATCAATATGACGATGACTCAAATAGTGATATGTCTTTAGGTGGAAAACTTCATGTTGAAACAAACTCTTTTAAAGGAGTAAGTGCAGGAGCTAGTTTTTATACGACAAATGTTGTTGGGCATATCAATGACGGGGCTGAAGGATTTGGCTTTTTTAATGCAAACAACAAATCTTACTCAATTTTAGGAGAAGCCTATCTTTTAGGAGAATTCGGTAATACGACTATCAAAGTCGGTCGACAAGAGATTGATACGCCGTTTGCCGATACGGATGATATTGCAATGGTTCCAAATACCTTTGAAGCGGCACTTGTAATCAATAAAGATCTACCTGATACTACAATTATTTTAGGACAAGTGCAACGATGGGCTGGTGTTGATGCGCCCAATCCTTCAAGCTTTGAAGATTTAAATGGTGATGATGGAGTGCAAGTTGCAAGTATAACGTATGAAGGAATTGAAGGATTAGCAGTTTCAGCGTGGTATTACTACCTAAATGACTTTGCGATTGACAAGATTTTCTATGCGGATGCAAATTATGAAGGCGAGGCAAACGGGGTTTCATATGCAATAGGATTGCAGTATGCGTATCAAAACTACAAAAGTGCTGATGCTGCTTCAATTTATGGTGTAAGTGCTAGTGCAGGGTATAAAGGATTTAGCTTAGGTATTGCTTACAACAAAAGCAATGACAATACAGCAGATAACGGTTTTGGAGGAGGTCCGTTTTTTACTTCAGCCGAAGTGCTCACATTGGCTGAGGGTGGAGTGGATGCAGATGCCTGGTATGTAAATGCCGAGCTTGATTTGGGCTCTTTTGGAGTGGATGGACTGACTTTTGGTGTGGGGTATTTGAATTTAACAGATAAAAACGATGTGGACTCAACAGAATTTGATGGCTATATCAGCTATGCGTTCAATGATAGTTTAAGTTTTGATCTCATTTACAGTGATGTTGATGATGATATTAATGGAGATAATTTTACCAACACAAGATTTTTTGTCAATTACTCTTTCTAA
- a CDS encoding NnrS family protein has product MAATKHYESYPKGAFPTYLAYGFRPAFLLMPPYMILSILLWVLYYNGYIALPFIGDGMSWHIYEMLFGVGFLGMAAFILTGAPELFPGTVPIVGKELAALFGFWIVGRIAFWTMGVIGVYPAAIINIILFAWLTLLVIKPILKDPAKRHVSIAYTFIAVQVAQIWFFLSAAGVVKTDPLDVLKLSLGVFLILIILAIRRVNTEAVNEILEHEGYEEIFFARPPAYNLTIFMIALFSALEFFFPQNRALGWVALGTASAALAILNDFINYEETNILFKKLIFSLELVPILIAIGYGLIGYNYLTGMKLFNGDLLHMLTTGAWTLSFYVVMIVVTIVHTGRDIAKARDNFICLGTVSIIIAALLRTAVAFYPEYAQLLYFLSTLFWISPFVIYMIRYYKWLLSPRADGLPG; this is encoded by the coding sequence ATGGCAGCTACAAAACATTATGAATCCTATCCCAAAGGAGCTTTTCCTACCTATCTTGCTTACGGTTTTCGCCCGGCCTTTTTGCTGATGCCTCCTTATATGATTCTTTCAATTCTTCTTTGGGTGCTTTACTACAATGGTTATATTGCTTTGCCATTTATTGGTGATGGCATGAGCTGGCATATCTACGAGATGCTTTTTGGAGTAGGATTTTTGGGAATGGCTGCCTTTATTTTAACAGGAGCACCTGAGCTTTTTCCTGGAACCGTTCCAATTGTTGGAAAAGAGTTAGCTGCTCTTTTTGGATTTTGGATAGTAGGTAGAATTGCCTTTTGGACGATGGGAGTTATTGGAGTCTATCCGGCAGCGATTATTAACATAATCCTCTTTGCCTGGCTTACCCTTTTGGTTATCAAGCCAATCTTGAAAGATCCAGCCAAACGCCATGTCAGTATCGCCTATACCTTTATAGCCGTGCAAGTTGCACAAATTTGGTTCTTTTTAAGCGCTGCAGGAGTTGTAAAAACAGATCCTTTAGATGTTTTAAAGCTCAGCCTTGGCGTATTTTTGATTCTTATTATTCTTGCAATTCGCAGAGTAAACACAGAAGCTGTCAATGAGATTTTAGAACATGAAGGGTATGAAGAGATCTTTTTTGCAAGACCTCCGGCATATAACTTGACAATTTTTATGATTGCTCTTTTTAGCGCACTTGAATTTTTCTTTCCGCAAAACAGAGCATTAGGCTGGGTGGCTTTAGGCACAGCAAGTGCAGCTTTGGCAATTTTGAATGATTTTATCAATTATGAAGAGACAAATATTTTATTTAAAAAGCTCATTTTCTCATTAGAGCTCGTTCCAATTCTTATAGCTATTGGTTATGGACTCATTGGCTATAACTATTTAACCGGAATGAAACTTTTTAACGGAGATCTTTTGCATATGCTTACAACCGGTGCATGGACACTTTCGTTTTATGTGGTTATGATTGTTGTTACGATTGTTCATACTGGAAGAGATATCGCCAAAGCAAGAGACAATTTTATCTGTTTGGGAACAGTCTCTATCATTATCGCAGCACTGCTTAGGACAGCTGTTGCCTTTTATCCTGAGTATGCACAACTGCTTTATTTTCTCTCTACTCTTTTTTGGATAAGTCCTTTTGTTATCTATATGATACGATATTATAAATGGTTATTGAGCCCAAGGGCTGATGGTCTTCCTGGATAA
- a CDS encoding cupin domain-containing protein, which produces MILNLYKYTIPGKDEDFTTLFMNEKVEIVRIVSGRVETPKHFKDETDEWVVLLKGEAKLKMEGRLYHLQPGDNLFIPAYMPHTLVEVVPGSLWLAIHIKECNGI; this is translated from the coding sequence ATGATTTTAAATCTCTATAAATACACTATTCCAGGAAAGGATGAAGATTTTACAACTCTTTTTATGAATGAAAAGGTAGAAATTGTACGTATTGTTTCAGGCAGGGTAGAAACTCCAAAACATTTTAAAGATGAAACTGATGAATGGGTTGTATTGCTTAAAGGTGAAGCAAAACTAAAAATGGAAGGACGACTGTACCATCTTCAGCCTGGTGACAATCTCTTTATTCCTGCATATATGCCACATACTCTTGTAGAAGTAGTACCAGGTTCTCTTTGGTTAGCAATTCATATAAAAGAGTGTAACGGAATATAG
- a CDS encoding ABC transporter ATP-binding protein, protein MARLKVEHLTFSFGYKTILEDISFEIDEGEVVSVVGPSGGGKTTLLRLCAGLLDRQEGTIENSFKTQAIAFQDARLLPWKNVLDNIAFGLKAQGVSKKERIKRAKEIALKFDLEEDDFEKFPKELSGGMSQRVSFARALVTKPELLFLDEPFSALDIGLKRELQNHLIELIDKKAITIFFITHDLMEAVKLSDKIFVLEPDPGRIVKTFTIDIPQSKRDDSYVYSETAKLLQDPYIIETFELE, encoded by the coding sequence ATGGCGCGATTGAAGGTAGAGCATCTGACATTTTCTTTTGGATATAAAACAATCCTTGAGGATATCAGTTTTGAAATAGATGAAGGAGAAGTTGTCTCAGTTGTAGGACCAAGTGGTGGAGGAAAAACAACACTTCTTAGGCTATGTGCGGGTCTACTGGATAGACAGGAAGGAACGATTGAAAATAGCTTCAAAACACAAGCAATTGCCTTTCAAGATGCAAGACTGCTTCCATGGAAAAATGTGCTTGATAATATCGCTTTTGGTCTCAAAGCTCAAGGAGTTTCTAAAAAAGAACGCATCAAAAGAGCAAAAGAGATTGCTTTGAAATTTGATTTAGAAGAGGATGATTTTGAAAAGTTTCCAAAAGAGCTGAGTGGTGGGATGAGTCAAAGAGTCTCATTTGCTAGAGCCCTTGTCACAAAGCCAGAGCTTCTTTTTTTAGATGAGCCCTTTTCAGCTTTGGATATTGGTCTCAAAAGAGAGCTGCAAAACCATTTGATTGAGCTTATCGATAAAAAAGCAATTACTATTTTTTTTATAACACACGACTTAATGGAAGCAGTGAAACTGAGCGATAAGATTTTTGTGCTTGAGCCAGATCCGGGTAGAATCGTTAAAACTTTCACAATCGATATTCCACAAAGCAAAAGAGACGATAGCTATGTTTACAGCGAAACTGCAAAGCTGTTACAAGATCCTTATATTATAGAAACGTTTGAACTGGAGTAA
- a CDS encoding transcriptional repressor has protein sequence MDIDTCLKKRGLKGKKIKEAIIEILNKSSQPLAAEEILARIEEFPIRKPTLNTIYRSLRILMECQIIKSVTIENRKVFTMKTYKYEVCHICGEIIHFEELKNQPECSSENKPNGIVFYAVCKFCNRQNAIILQGEENDTQER, from the coding sequence ATGGATATAGATACCTGTCTTAAAAAGAGAGGATTAAAAGGGAAAAAGATTAAAGAAGCAATTATTGAAATATTAAATAAATCTTCACAACCTTTAGCAGCAGAAGAGATTCTTGCACGTATTGAAGAGTTTCCTATAAGAAAACCTACACTCAATACTATCTACCGTTCCTTAAGAATTTTAATGGAGTGTCAAATTATAAAAAGTGTCACTATCGAAAATAGAAAAGTTTTTACAATGAAAACATATAAATATGAAGTTTGCCATATATGTGGAGAAATTATACATTTTGAAGAACTAAAAAACCAACCTGAGTGTTCATCTGAAAATAAACCGAATGGAATAGTGTTTTACGCAGTATGTAAATTTTGTAATAGACAAAATGCAATTATTTTACAAGGAGAAGAAAATGATACACAAGAAAGATGA
- a CDS encoding ABC transporter substrate-binding protein, translating into MKKMLLLLSVFLTFSIASEKLEKIVIAGPSANVSHPIFRMIESGALKKYAKKIEFKLWKNPDQLRAMIINKEVDFVAVPTNVASILYNKNQPIRLLNVSIWGILHILVRDKNINTLEKLKGKSLLVPWRGDMPDIVLQAIMKQKKLSSKDIHLIYVSNPMDAASQLIMRRQDNALLPEPATSMVLRKTHSFPISIVAPELYRGIDLQQEWAKAFHTKPKIPQAGMAVVGKMRENKKIVEAFEKAYIEAMQWYKSHPKEAGKLVVKYVKMFTPEAVADSISHVKMEVVKAKEAKKDIEFFFEKLKEQSPKIIGGKLPDEEFYY; encoded by the coding sequence ATGAAAAAAATGTTATTGTTACTCTCTGTGTTTTTGACATTTTCAATAGCATCAGAGAAACTTGAAAAAATTGTTATAGCAGGACCTTCTGCAAATGTATCTCATCCGATTTTTCGTATGATTGAGAGCGGGGCTCTCAAAAAGTATGCAAAAAAAATTGAGTTCAAACTTTGGAAAAATCCAGATCAACTAAGAGCGATGATTATCAATAAGGAAGTAGATTTTGTAGCGGTTCCAACAAACGTGGCCTCAATTTTATATAACAAAAATCAGCCAATTAGACTCCTTAATGTCTCCATTTGGGGGATTTTGCATATTTTAGTAAGGGATAAAAATATAAATACCCTTGAGAAGCTAAAGGGAAAATCGCTTCTTGTTCCTTGGAGAGGCGATATGCCAGATATCGTTTTACAGGCCATTATGAAACAAAAGAAATTAAGCTCTAAAGATATTCATCTTATTTACGTCTCCAATCCAATGGATGCAGCTAGCCAGCTTATCATGAGACGACAAGACAATGCCCTCTTGCCAGAGCCTGCAACATCGATGGTGCTTAGAAAAACACACTCTTTTCCTATAAGTATCGTTGCTCCAGAGCTTTATAGAGGAATTGACTTGCAACAAGAGTGGGCAAAAGCTTTTCATACAAAACCTAAAATTCCACAAGCCGGTATGGCAGTTGTTGGGAAAATGAGAGAAAACAAAAAAATTGTTGAAGCTTTTGAAAAAGCGTACATTGAGGCTATGCAGTGGTATAAAAGCCATCCAAAAGAGGCAGGAAAACTTGTTGTAAAATATGTAAAAATGTTTACACCAGAGGCTGTGGCAGACTCCATTAGCCATGTAAAAATGGAAGTTGTTAAAGCAAAAGAAGCAAAAAAAGATATTGAATTTTTCTTTGAAAAACTAAAAGAGCAAAGTCCAAAAATCATAGGTGGAAAACTTCCTGATGAGGAGTTTTACTACTGA
- a CDS encoding TonB-dependent siderophore receptor, which produces MKIKNIGLSIALATMLLQAEDINLGEVTVTTATKTEKNIEGVSASVIVIDEKTIEKMGASTLGDVISKTPGLIRQYGTFPSASSKSKSSISIRGMGATGTLFLIDGQRIAGEVKNPYDLDRIPASIIERIEIVKGPMSTLYGADAVGGVINIITKQPKDRFQGSMGIQSGSNTKGEGRNNNAYFNMRGKKNKLKYSFYTDISHSTPYTQKERTYVKLGGQKLSPSQLQKVPIVPYLKPNNPQTHGNPFYLQPDKTSKPIPLDPNLVNLDRKTALDDFNRFKNDFKKAGVKDFYDTDVTYRERANVFNVGTKVEYELNEQTSLGIDFSYMKEERWGVYNAYAHPFGVKPPIGHPKNPIVGHKPDGTPVSFVDKIGHPMGMCPAWNVPVNSHDKNDRRNIGAFMNYLVNDDLSLKLHIYNSYYRKRNITTMKYWKDFGFKSEKESAANSMNANVDITSYELLANYALNDAHLLTFGTEYRDEEREATVFDSTPNMGKKEVDYKAIYLQDEWEVSDTLNVIGGARYDAISNADNKATFRLGAVKNFSKLFNLRVNFAQGYRTPDIRELYINKQTPMGLIQGAEVVGYDLKPEFTNSYEISASGTKEHFSYEVAFFLNKIDDRIQKVAGSNPGSYTFINVSDAETKGMELTLTYDFENGFTTELTWNELRTEDKKTKKDLEFNPDRVVALKCDYTFSKNFNINLIATYTGKEHYTQMTPKGKVELTTDPFTLVDLTASYKFAQNYELFGGVNNLFDEDVDDVLGSTVGTYIYAGLRVNF; this is translated from the coding sequence ATGAAAATTAAGAACATCGGGCTCTCTATAGCCCTAGCAACAATGCTTTTACAGGCTGAAGATATAAATTTGGGTGAAGTGACTGTCACAACAGCAACCAAAACAGAAAAAAATATAGAAGGTGTAAGCGCTTCAGTTATTGTAATTGACGAAAAGACAATAGAAAAAATGGGTGCTTCTACGTTAGGTGATGTTATCTCAAAAACTCCTGGACTCATAAGGCAGTATGGAACGTTTCCTTCAGCTTCAAGCAAATCAAAATCCTCTATTTCAATTAGAGGAATGGGCGCAACTGGAACACTTTTTTTAATAGATGGCCAAAGAATAGCAGGAGAAGTTAAAAATCCTTACGATCTTGATCGAATTCCAGCATCAATTATTGAGCGTATAGAAATTGTAAAAGGGCCGATGAGCACTCTTTATGGTGCAGATGCAGTTGGTGGAGTTATCAATATTATCACAAAACAGCCAAAAGATAGATTTCAAGGCTCTATGGGTATTCAAAGCGGTTCAAATACAAAAGGAGAAGGAAGAAACAATAATGCCTATTTTAATATGAGAGGGAAAAAGAATAAATTAAAATATAGCTTTTACACAGATATCTCCCATTCAACTCCATATACCCAAAAAGAAAGAACATATGTAAAACTTGGTGGACAAAAACTGAGTCCTTCACAACTGCAAAAAGTTCCAATAGTACCATACTTAAAACCCAATAATCCACAAACACATGGAAATCCCTTTTATCTGCAACCGGACAAAACTTCTAAACCTATACCATTAGATCCAAATTTAGTTAATCTCGATAGAAAAACTGCTTTAGATGATTTTAACAGATTCAAAAATGATTTTAAAAAAGCAGGAGTAAAAGACTTTTATGATACTGATGTCACATATAGAGAAAGAGCAAATGTTTTTAATGTGGGAACAAAAGTTGAATATGAACTCAATGAGCAAACTTCATTGGGAATAGATTTTTCTTATATGAAAGAAGAAAGATGGGGAGTATATAATGCATATGCCCACCCTTTTGGAGTAAAGCCTCCTATAGGACATCCCAAAAATCCTATTGTAGGGCATAAACCAGATGGAACTCCTGTAAGTTTTGTTGATAAAATAGGACATCCTATGGGAATGTGTCCAGCATGGAATGTTCCAGTAAACTCTCATGACAAAAACGATAGACGAAATATTGGCGCTTTTATGAACTATTTAGTCAATGATGACTTATCGTTGAAACTGCATATATACAACTCCTACTATAGAAAAAGAAATATTACTACTATGAAATATTGGAAGGATTTTGGTTTTAAAAGCGAAAAAGAGTCTGCAGCAAATAGTATGAATGCTAATGTTGATATTACATCATACGAACTTTTAGCTAACTATGCCCTTAATGACGCACATCTTTTAACCTTTGGGACTGAATATAGAGACGAAGAAAGAGAGGCAACCGTTTTTGATTCTACTCCAAATATGGGAAAAAAAGAGGTTGATTATAAAGCCATCTATTTACAAGATGAGTGGGAAGTTAGCGATACTCTTAATGTAATTGGCGGAGCAAGATATGATGCTATAAGCAATGCAGACAATAAAGCTACTTTTAGATTGGGAGCCGTCAAAAACTTTTCAAAACTCTTTAATCTAAGAGTAAATTTCGCACAAGGCTACAGAACTCCTGATATCAGAGAACTCTATATCAACAAACAAACCCCAATGGGACTAATTCAAGGAGCAGAAGTTGTTGGATATGATCTAAAACCAGAATTTACCAACTCTTATGAGATTAGTGCAAGTGGGACAAAAGAGCACTTTAGTTATGAAGTGGCTTTTTTTCTTAATAAGATTGATGATCGCATACAAAAAGTTGCAGGGAGTAACCCCGGCTCATATACGTTTATAAATGTCAGCGATGCTGAGACAAAGGGAATGGAACTAACCCTTACTTACGATTTTGAAAATGGCTTTACTACTGAGCTTACCTGGAATGAGCTAAGAACTGAAGATAAAAAAACAAAAAAAGATTTGGAGTTTAATCCAGATAGAGTTGTAGCTCTCAAGTGTGATTACACTTTTTCTAAAAACTTTAACATAAACCTAATAGCAACCTATACAGGCAAAGAGCACTATACACAAATGACACCAAAAGGAAAAGTTGAATTGACAACAGATCCTTTTACATTGGTAGATCTTACAGCATCCTATAAATTTGCTCAAAATTATGAACTTTTTGGTGGAGTAAACAATCTTTTTGATGAAGATGTAGATGATGTTCTAGGCTCAACTGTTGGAACTTATATCTATGCAGGCTTAAGAGTAAATTTTTAG
- a CDS encoding ABC transporter permease, translating to MDALKKIIKDFPKFLWSGWGSIAAIFLFIAAWDVGNQIYGDMILPSPLQSFQSVLELFQDKEFLENLSITINRVIVGFGLSLSIGTLLGLIAGFFITASVASRPIITILMGMPPIAWIVLAMIWFGMGDMTVEFTVFVASMPIVFIGALQGTRTLEDKFEEMADTFKVPKLMKFTDIYLPHIFSYIFPAWVSALGMAWKIVVMAELLATSDGIGAALAMARSQLDTKTALALVVIMIALLMIVEYIFLEPIKKEVEKWRD from the coding sequence ATGGATGCTCTTAAAAAAATCATCAAAGACTTTCCAAAATTTTTATGGAGTGGTTGGGGCTCCATAGCTGCTATTTTTCTTTTTATTGCAGCTTGGGATGTGGGCAATCAAATTTATGGGGATATGATTTTGCCCTCCCCTTTGCAAAGCTTTCAAAGTGTTTTAGAGCTGTTTCAAGACAAAGAGTTTTTAGAGAATCTTTCTATTACAATTAATAGAGTGATTGTTGGATTTGGTCTCTCTCTTTCAATTGGAACGCTCCTTGGCTTAATAGCCGGTTTTTTTATTACAGCCTCCGTTGCAAGCCGTCCAATCATTACAATTTTAATGGGAATGCCACCGATTGCCTGGATCGTTTTGGCGATGATTTGGTTTGGTATGGGAGATATGACGGTTGAATTTACCGTATTTGTCGCATCTATGCCAATAGTATTTATTGGGGCTTTGCAGGGAACAAGAACGCTAGAGGATAAATTTGAAGAGATGGCAGATACTTTTAAAGTGCCAAAGTTGATGAAATTTACCGATATTTATCTGCCTCATATCTTCTCTTATATCTTTCCTGCTTGGGTCAGTGCTCTTGGAATGGCTTGGAAGATCGTTGTAATGGCGGAGCTTTTGGCTACAAGCGATGGTATTGGTGCGGCTTTGGCAATGGCTAGAAGTCAGCTTGATACCAAAACAGCTCTTGCACTTGTTGTTATCATGATTGCTCTTTTAATGATTGTAGAGTATATCTTTTTAGAACCTATTAAAAAAGAAGTGGAAAAATGGCGCGATTGA
- a CDS encoding MotA/TolQ/ExbB proton channel family protein: protein MHLMDYIEKGGVIVYILIVLNIIGYTIMFLKFIQILIAKRKKSVILQEVIDYIQAKKIPLHDEHIVMELIKDEIAKRLYYLERGLGTIKIIASIAPLLGLLGTVIGVLLAFEAISKSGLGDPSTFAGGISMALITTVAGLIVAIPHVVGYNYLVSMLDGLEVAITSDILPSLYKKELL from the coding sequence ATGCATTTGATGGATTATATAGAAAAAGGTGGCGTGATAGTATATATTTTAATCGTCCTCAATATCATAGGATACACAATTATGTTTCTAAAGTTTATCCAGATTCTTATAGCAAAACGGAAAAAATCCGTGATTTTGCAAGAAGTTATTGATTACATTCAAGCTAAAAAAATCCCGCTTCATGATGAGCATATCGTGATGGAGCTTATCAAAGATGAGATTGCCAAAAGGCTTTACTATCTTGAAAGAGGGTTAGGAACAATTAAAATAATTGCCTCTATTGCACCTTTGCTTGGACTGCTTGGAACGGTTATCGGGGTTTTGCTTGCTTTTGAAGCAATATCTAAAAGTGGATTGGGCGATCCATCAACATTTGCCGGTGGTATATCTATGGCTCTTATAACCACAGTAGCTGGACTTATTGTAGCCATTCCCCATGTTGTGGGATATAACTATCTTGTTAGCATGCTTGATGGATTGGAAGTTGCTATTACAAGTGATATCTTGCCATCTCTTTATAAAAAAGAGTTGCTATGA
- a CDS encoding energy transducer TonB, whose product MEVSKNIKFIIFVVVLLIHGIFLFSKTTPISIKEQKTEIQQLKLYKITIQKPRYKSIRNIQYKQSTQLSPKPKIKPKPKLKPKPKSKPRPKLSHKYKHTPKPKSQKKLIRKQKIKPKPQSNSKPQLSKKQKSSEHQKMIKNIQKNENRVPKTETKRDNTILKNRVKANYMSLVKAKIEAKKYYPKIAKRLKQQGVVVVSFTILADGRITNVNILKPSKYKRLNNGAIETLQKIGKFKPIPKELGVDHLDIVVPIKYVIK is encoded by the coding sequence TTGGAAGTTTCCAAGAATATAAAATTTATAATTTTTGTTGTAGTATTACTCATTCATGGGATTTTTCTATTTTCAAAAACTACACCTATATCAATAAAAGAGCAAAAAACAGAGATTCAACAACTAAAGCTTTATAAAATTACTATCCAAAAGCCAAGGTATAAATCTATAAGAAATATTCAATATAAACAAAGTACTCAATTATCTCCCAAACCAAAAATCAAACCAAAACCAAAGCTAAAACCTAAACCTAAATCTAAGCCAAGACCAAAGCTAAGCCATAAATATAAACATACACCAAAACCTAAGTCCCAAAAAAAGCTTATACGAAAGCAAAAAATTAAGCCTAAACCTCAATCAAACTCTAAGCCTCAACTATCTAAAAAGCAAAAATCTAGCGAACATCAAAAAATGATAAAAAACATTCAAAAGAATGAAAATAGAGTGCCAAAAACAGAAACAAAACGAGATAATACCATTTTGAAAAATAGAGTAAAAGCAAACTATATGAGTTTAGTAAAAGCTAAAATTGAAGCAAAAAAATATTATCCTAAAATTGCAAAAAGGTTAAAACAGCAAGGCGTAGTGGTTGTAAGTTTTACAATATTAGCAGATGGGAGGATAACCAATGTAAATATCCTCAAACCATCAAAATATAAAAGACTCAATAATGGGGCAATCGAGACATTGCAAAAAATTGGAAAGTTTAAGCCTATACCAAAAGAGCTCGGCGTAGATCATTTAGATATCGTTGTTCCTATTAAATATGTAATAAAATGA
- a CDS encoding DUF2325 domain-containing protein — MGVLVIGADKVQQIKSTLFELGATKVIHFDCRKKNFYKRKIPSNIDMVVFITDYLSHNKMEVFKKEAQKRKIPTVYSKHSKNDLKSKIEKFSKILK, encoded by the coding sequence ATGGGAGTATTAGTAATAGGTGCAGATAAAGTCCAACAAATAAAATCTACTCTTTTTGAACTTGGTGCAACGAAAGTGATTCATTTTGACTGTAGAAAGAAAAATTTTTATAAAAGAAAAATTCCAAGTAATATTGATATGGTTGTTTTTATAACAGATTATCTCTCGCACAACAAAATGGAAGTTTTTAAAAAAGAGGCACAAAAGAGAAAAATTCCTACAGTATATAGTAAACATAGTAAAAATGATTTAAAAAGCAAAATAGAAAAATTTAGTAAAATCTTAAAATGA
- the thpR gene encoding RNA 2',3'-cyclic phosphodiesterase, translating to MRLFIGSFAHIPKYQEIKNSFSFLEGKWVEKRNLHLTYIFLGEIETPKLITQKLENFSPNLSPLKIEGLGFFGNPAKILYAKVDDQSLSDVVKTLQERLTINIDKPFIPHITLCRIKKVHNFKRFVTTVKSYEKKELGFIEPKIQLIQSILTPKGPRYIPLHSFI from the coding sequence ATGAGACTTTTTATAGGTAGTTTTGCTCACATTCCAAAATATCAAGAAATAAAAAATAGTTTCTCATTTCTAGAAGGAAAGTGGGTAGAAAAACGCAATCTTCATCTTACATATATTTTTCTTGGCGAGATAGAAACTCCAAAACTTATAACACAGAAATTAGAAAATTTTTCTCCAAATCTTTCGCCTTTAAAAATAGAAGGACTGGGCTTTTTCGGTAATCCTGCCAAAATATTATATGCAAAAGTCGATGACCAATCTTTGAGTGATGTGGTCAAAACACTCCAAGAGAGACTAACAATAAATATTGATAAACCCTTCATTCCCCACATAACACTATGTCGCATAAAAAAGGTCCATAATTTTAAGCGCTTTGTAACCACAGTAAAAAGTTATGAGAAAAAAGAGCTTGGCTTTATTGAGCCAAAAATCCAACTTATTCAAAGTATACTTACGCCAAAAGGGCCTCGCTATATTCCGTTACACTCTTTTATATGA